The proteins below come from a single Perca flavescens isolate YP-PL-M2 chromosome 8, PFLA_1.0, whole genome shotgun sequence genomic window:
- the LOC114559559 gene encoding serine/threonine-protein kinase WNK1-like isoform X2, translating into MSEKPDNKMVKFLAPPQKSGNGPSSGSDSMVSECRPTEVRRRHHTMERDRCNPEHRFLRRSVISDSNATALALPLPSKIPIPAPQRVHLREAAPEQQLAAATGHLQRAEPILARNAESADSGGGVEGKGIAKVDVVPSEKEPAILQDTCDGEVVLAARSAPGLGTELPSQTEPESTTEVKVHHEEEGEEEDKDSAKARAEAEQREAEKKVQDDIEEAETKAVGTSPDGRFLKFDIEIGRGSFKTVYKGLDTETTVEVAWCELQDRKLSKTERQRFKEEAGMLKGLQHPNIVRFYDSWEGPSKGRKCIVLVTELMTSGTLKTYLKRFKVMKIKVLRSWCRQILKGLHFLHTRAPPIIHRDLKCDNIFITGPTGSVKIGDLGLATLKRASFAKSVIGTPEFMAPEMYEEKYDESVDVYAFGMCMLEMATSEYPYSECQNAAQIYRRVTSGVKPGSFDKVAIPEVKEIIEGCIRQNKDERYSIKDLLNHAFFQEDTGVRVELAEEDDGEMEYIKLWLRIEDVKKLKGKYKDNEAIEFSFDLNKDVPEDVAQEMVESGYVCEGDHKTIAKAIKDRVSLISRKRAQRQQVRENQEKRRLEEEQQQSQLPPAQQSGQQSSTEVPQVQPVPQPATYVPPQPNQHSTQMSAQPASQQSLQSSNYNTPQSTQLTSMAQGVPYIPQSTGQVPVQGQSVATIQLESEEPETDQHQQLQHTGGASHMGDRLPGSTIPPEVQPPQSGISYSSPPSHHLQPQVSLPQTQNDHTQQQQLSVVQPQMQGVQPEVVPVAPSSQSVPVTPPQIPTQQVMMPPSSQSSHSQQQQQSESSTSLQSSTLPQAQTGVQQLQAPASVPQSAPAEQPGSSALVPPSVDSCLSDAASGLSDGNDGSSTSGGRHEGRSLKRHQRRSVRSRSRHDKTAKAKLNVLSISNVGDRVAECQLETHNRKMVTFKFDLDGDNPEEIAQIMVESVFILENERESFIEQIREVIEMADEKGEGMKEGFPQMSDHQQQPVLSVPMLPGISPSTTSQVVHSAGRRFIVSPVPESRLKEQFFGTPSANTSFGDEPAPSMTLGLSLSAPSGILQQAFSEMKQARVERCSTLDPPAAELEAGTALATEAGLGPNSKNILAPPEVVASAAGTTFPGVPLTSTATSSPPPSTGRVSPPPIATQSQTPVPVTSDPSPPPQSSHEPAPSPLPPAASIPPTSSTVCPPSVQTSAPAVPGPQLSSSSVSVSPVASVTSSSTGTAPAPEQQPFNSAVSSSQPVNSSTHAPQHTTSQAQPVPSSAQPPPPSALPSQSQVQPQPVESEGAELQNKTAGRDDIQALDKKLRSLFKDQSSASVDQNTGTSSPPTGTSSPPPGAALVPPSNLPLTSGVQGVLGPTTTPGQGISSTGQTPPTKPRAQTLPTGFDQAATPPSELAPPFPGPNQSQKPLGNLDAQLRRALSPETVQGGNGVQPPAAGFTLGRFQVSVAADGVTSRIPDPSSIVSSSSLVSSSTSPSSSSSSSSSSSSSSPSSPENTLHRSSSLAKGVCETDTINASSLSAGPASQPTTIGRFQVSMSTNATSGPSTGSKVGRFSVTVTPAPAAGSSPSHGSSRQNGPSSSTSDPHNAHTHYSSDNNDDSETEDEALQKEISRLREKHMMEIQILQTRQKEEIEALFTRMGKPPPPSVFSPAVAMAGGRRRLKSKTSKSARSSGKPSPIHLGTLASAQSLPCSESLPKQSSPSTSEASETATEASQVNRSSIKQLRSSPSMPSLSSCATGSSGTSSTNGSGHSQNHSTPLSQATGPSPPSSHTQKGKGTFTDDLHQLVDNWARDISLSQCKKGPKTGAPAPPGLDIIPPANMGRKFSAPGYLCPTLPTPSTTTSTTSTHLPNPANPSVPLGPRKGSLGPAAPGFGYTSAPYSAPQWAGPTGTCQVSMLNPTQPLTQYQPPTTASVSLHQGYHMGTTPAPQNAVSPGGSNLRPT; encoded by the exons ATGTCGGAAAAGCCAGACAACAAAATGGTGAAGTTCCTGGCTCCCCCTCAAAAGAGTGGAAATGGCCCCAGTTCTGGTTCAGATTCGATGGTGAGTGAGTGCCGGCCAACAGAGGTGAGACGCCGGCATCACACCATGGAGCGGGATCGATGTAACCCTGAACACCGTTTCTTGCGCCGCAGTGTCATCAGTGATTCCAATGCTACTGCATTGGCCCTCCCTTTACCCAGCAAGATCCCCATCCCTGCACCTCAACGGGTTCACCTACGAGAAGCTGCCCCCGAGCAGCAACTGGCTGCTGCTACTGGTCATCTGCAGCGGGCTGAACCAATTTTAGCTCGGAATGCAGAGTCTGCTGATAGTGGAGGAGGAGTAGAAGGAAAAGGAATAGCCAAGGTGGATGTAGTGCCTTCAGAAAAGGAGCCTGCCATTTTACAAGATACCTGTGATGGAGAGGTTGTGTTAGCAGCCCGTTCCGCACCAGGCTTAGGAACAGAATTGCCAAGTCAAACAGAACCTGAAAGCACCACTGAGGTGAAGGTTCATCATGaagaagagggggaggaagaaGATAAGGACTCTGCCAAGGCACGAGCAGAGGCAGAACAGAGAGAAGCTGAGAAAAAAGTGCAGGATGACATTGAAGAGGCAGAGACCAAAGCAGTTGGAACATCCCCAGATGGGCGTTTCCTAAAGTTTGATATAGAAATTGGACGTGGGTCCTTCAAGACTGTGTACAAGGGCTTGGACACTGAGACCACAGTGGAGGTGGCTTGGTGTGAGCTGCAG GATCGTAAGCTTTCAAAGACAGAGAGGCAGCGCTTTAAGGAGGAAGCAGGAATGTTAAAGGGACTACAGCATCCCAACATTGTCCGCTTTTACGACTCCTGGGAAGGACCCTCCAAAGGCAGGAAGTGCATTGTATTGGTCACTGAACTCATGACTTCTGGCACACTCAAAAC ATATCTGAAGCGGTTCAAGGTGATGAAAATTAAAGTACTGCGGAGCTGGTGTAGGCAAATCCTCAAGGGGCTCCACTTCCTTCATACTCGGGCTCCCCCCATCATCCACAGGGACCTTAAGTGCGACAATATTTTCATCACAGGCCCAACCGGATCCGTCAAGATAGGAGACTTGGGACTGGCCACACTCAAGCGTGCATCATTTGCCAAGAGTGTTATAG GTACCCCTGAGTTCATGGCGCCTGAGATGTATGAAGAGAAGTACGACGAGTCAGTGGATGTGTATGCCTTTGGAATGTGCATGCTGGAGATGGCCACCTCAGAGTACCCTTACTCAGAGTGCCAGAACGCTGCACAGATCTACCGCAGAGTTACCAGC GGGGTGAAGCCGGGCAGCTTTGACAAGGTGGCCATTCCTGAAGTGAAGGAGATCATCGAGGGATGCATTCGCCAGAACAAGGATGAGAG GTACTCGATCAAGGACCTTCTGAACCATGCCTTCTTCCAGGAGGACACAGGGGTGCGTGTGGAGTTGGCGGAAGAagatgatggagagatggagtaTATTAAGCTGTGGCTGAGAATTGAGGATGTGAAGAAACTCAAGGGAaaatacaaagacaacgaaGCTATTGAGTTTTCTTTTGACCTCAACAAAGACGTCCCAGAGGATGTGGCTCAGGAAATG GTCGAGTCTGGTTATGTATGCGAAGGTGACCACAAGACCATCGCAAAGGCCATAAAGGACAGGGTGTCTCTAATCAGTCGCAAGAGAGCACAGCGACAGCag GTCAGAGAAAATCAGGAGAAGAGAAGGCTAGAAGAAGAACAACAGCAGAGTCAGTTACCTCCAGCACAGCAATCAGGCCAGCAGTCAAGCACGGAGGTGCCTCAGGTACAGCCAGTGCCACAGCCTGCTACTTATGTCCCTCCACAACCAAACCAACACAGCACACAGATGTCTGCCCAACCTGCATCTCAGCAGAGCCTTCAGAGTTCTAACTATAACACTCCTCAGTCAACCCAACTGACCAGCATGGCACAGGGTGTCCCTTATATCCCCCAGTCAACTGGGCAAGTCCCAGTTCAGGGTCAGAGTGTGGCCACCATCCAGCTAGAGTCTGAGGAGCCTGAGACTGACCAACACCAACAACTACAACACACTGGAGGAG CCAGTCACATGGGAGACCGACTTCCTGGTTCCACCATCCCTCCTGAGGTACAGCCTCCTCAGTCTGGAATATCCTACAGCTCTCCTCCCAGTCATCACCTTCAGCCCCAGGTGTCACTCccacagacacaaaatgaccacaCGCAACAACAGCAGTTGTCAGTG GTTCAACCCCAGATGCAAGGTGTCCAGCCTGAAGTTGTTCCAGTTGCGCCAAGCAGCCAGTCTGTTCCAGTGACACCTCCACAG attccCACCCAGCAAGTGATGATGCCTCCATCATCTCAGTCGTCTCACTcccaacagcagcaacagtcaGAGAGCAGCACTAGTCTTCAGAGCTCCACTCTACCGCAGGCACAGACTGGAGTTCAGCAGCTACAG GCCCCTGCGAGTGTTCCTCAGTCAGCACCAGCAGAGCAGCCAGGATCCTCTGCTCTGGTGCCACCATCTGTAGACAG CTGCCTGTCAGATGCAGCTTCAGGTCTTAGTGACGGCAATGATGGAAGTTCTACATCAGGAGGTCGCCATGAGGGACGCTCACTGAAACGTCACCAGCGGCGATCTGTACGCAGCCGCTCCCGCCATGACAAAACTGCAAAGGCCAAGCTAAATGTTCTCAGT ATCTCTAACGTGGGAGACCGAGTAGCAGAGTGCCAGCTGGAAACGCACAACAGGAAGATGGTGACCTTCAAGTTTGACCTTGATGGTGATAATCCGGAGGAGATTGCACAGATTATG GTTGAAAGTGTATTCATCTTGGAGAATGAGCGGGAGTCCTTCATCGAGCAGATCCGTGAAGTCATAGAAATGGCTGATGAAAAAGGAGAGGGCATGAAGGAAGGCTTTCCTCAG ATGAGTGATCACCAACAACAGCCTGTGCTGTCTGTTCCCATGCTGCCAG GCATTTCCCCCAGCACTACATCTCAGGTGGTGCATTCGGCAGGACGGAGGTTTATAGTCAGCCCAGTGCCAGAGTCTCGTCTTAAAGAACAGTTCTTTGGTACTCCTTCTGCCAATACCTCCTTTGGCGATGAACCTG CTCCCTCTATGACATTGGGTCTTTCTCTGTCTGCGCCATCTGGGATTCTCCAGCAGGCATTCAGTGAAATGAAGCAGGCCCGTGTAGAGAGATGCAGCACCCTTGATCCCCCTGCTGCTGAGCTAGAAGCAGGCACTGCCCTTGCCACTGAGGCTGGACTCGGTCCAAACTCTAAAAATATCCTGGCTCCTCCAGAAGTGGTAGCTTCCGCTGCTGGTACTACTTTTCCTGGCGTGCCTCTCACATCTACTGCAACATCCTCACCACCTCCCTCAACTGGTAGAGTTTCCCCTCCACCTATAGCCACTCAGTCCCAAACTCCAGTTCCTGTCACCAGTGATCCCAGTCCACCTCCTCAGTCTTCACATGAACCAGCCCCGTCGCCGCTTCCACCAGCTGCCAGCATCCCGCCTACATCTTCCACTGTTTGTCCACCATCAGTGCAGACCTCCGCCCCCGCAGTACCTGGGCCTCAACTGAGCAGTAGTTCTGTCTCGGTCTCTCCTGTTGCTAGTGTTACATCCAGTAGTACTGGCACTGCCCCTGCTCCAGAGCAGCAGCCTTTTAATAGTGCTGTTTCGTCCTCTCAGCCTGTGAATTCGTCCACCCATGCACCACAGCACACCACCTCCCAAGCTCAGCCTGTCCCCAGTTCTGCTCAGCCCCCTCCTCCCAGCGCGTTACCCAGTCAGAGCCAGGTCCAGCCACAGCCAGTGGAGTCCGAGGGGGCTGAGCTCCAGAACAAGACCGCTGGCAGAGATGATATCCAGGCTCTAGATAAGAAGCTACGGTCCCTCTTTAAAGATCAAAGCTCTGCATCAGTGGATCAGAACACAGGCACCTCCTCTCCCCCCACTGGGACTTCTTCTCCTCCACCTGGAGCCGCCCTAGTGCCCCCATCTAACCTTCCCCTCACCTCTGGGGTGCAGGGTGTCCTGGGTCCCACAACCACCCCAGGACAGGGTATTTCCTCAACTGGACAGACGCCTCCAACTAAGCCCAGGGCACAG ACTTTACCTACTGGTTTTGATCAAGCTGCTACACCTCCATCTGAACTTGCACCCCCTTTTCCTGGGCCAAATCAG TCCCAGAAACCCCTGGGTAATTTGGACGCCCAGTTGAGGAGAGCTCTGAGCCCTGAGACTGTTCAGGGAGGTAACGGAGTCCAGCCTCCGGCAGCTGGTTTCACTCTGGGACGTTTCCAA GTGTCTGTTGCTGCCGATGGTGTGACCAGCCGCATTCCAGATCCCTCAAGCATtgtttcctcttcttcccttgTGTCATCCTCTACctccccttcttcttcttcctcttcctcctcctcctcctcctcttcgtccCCCTCAAGTCCAGAAAATACCCTCCACCGGTCATCCTCTCTGGCCAAAGGAGTTTGTGAAACTGACACAATAAATGCCTCCTCCCTCTCCGCTGGTCCTGCCAGCCAGCCCACCACTATTGGGCGCTTCCAAGTCTCCATGAGCACAAATGCCACATCCGGGCCAAGCACTGGCTCTAAAGTGGGACGTTTTTCCGTCACAG TGACCCCAGCTCCAGCAGCAGGCTCCAGTCCATCACATGGTTCCAGTAGGCAGAATGGGCCCTCATCGTCAACGTCTGATCCTCATAACGCACACACCCATTACAGTAGTGACAATAACGACGACTCTGAGACTGAGGACGAAGCTTTGCAAAAAGAAATTAGTCGCCTCAGGGAAAA ACATATGATGGAGATCCAGATATTGCAGACTCGTCAGAAAGAGGAGATAGAGGCCCTGTTCACGCGGATGggaaaacctcctcctccttctgtcTTCTCCCCTGCTGTGGCAATGGCTGGAGGGCGACGAAGGCTCAAAAGCAAAACCTCCAAATCTGCTCGCAGTAGTGGAAAGCCCAGCCCCATACACTTAG GAACCCTTGCCTCAGCTCAGAGTCTTCCTTGTTCAGAGTCCCTTCCAAAGCAAAGTTCACCCTCAACATCAGAGGCCTCAGAAACCGCAACAGAGGCATCACAAGTTAACAGGTCATCCATAAAGCAGCTTAGATCCTCTCCATCTATGCCCAGCCTCAGTAGTTGCGCCACAG GATCAAGTGGGACCAGCTCCACTAATGGTTCAGGCCACAGCCAGAACCACTCTACTCCTCTGAGCCAGGCGACTGGACCCAGTCCTCCTTCCTCTCACACCCAGAAGGGTAAGGGTACCTTCACTGATGACCTGCACCAACTGGTGGATAACTGGGCCAGGGACATCAGCCTTTCCCAGTGCAAGAAAGGTCCTAAAACTGGAGCCCCAGCACCTCCGGGACTTGAT ATTATCCCTCCAGCCAACATGGGCCGTAAATTCTCAGCCCCAGGCTACCTCTGTCCAACACTTCCCACGCCTTCCACCACCACGTCCACCACATCCACTCACCTCCCCAACCCAGCCAATCCCTCTGTCCCTTTGGGGCCTCGTAAGGGCTCTCTGGGACCAGCTGCGCCCGGGTTTGGATACACCTCAGCCCCATACAGTGCTCCTCAGTGGGCAGGACCCACAGGCACATGCCAGGTCAGCATGCTTAACCCCACACAGCCACTAACGCAGTACCAGCCGCCTACGACAGCCTCAGTGTCCCTGCACCAAGGCTATCACATGGGAACCACACCAGCCCCCCAGAATGCAGTTAGCCCTGGAGGGTCCAACCTAAGGCCTACGTAG